One window of Quercus robur chromosome 5, dhQueRobu3.1, whole genome shotgun sequence genomic DNA carries:
- the LOC126729206 gene encoding B3 domain-containing transcription factor VRN1-like: protein MANAPHFFKIILNNCLRDGKLGIPKKFTRKYGQELSNSAFLKLPSGAEWNIELTESDGEVCLQKGWPEFAKYYSVKQGHFLVFRYEGNSHFYVLIFDESATEIDYHFNTSHHGKGKLHNEFIAPNMEEIESYSAIEFLGSFPPSPKTRDKSPLPYFRPHKIVKTNSSAKGVKGISTTKHRLKSKAVRMIQPLNNNEIARALQRASAFKPKNPYFKVVIQQSYLDRNLNIPKDFVKKYSNILHGNVNLWVNGSNWPVEFCKRTDENLKCRFNCRWKVFAKDNNLEVGDICTFELIEATKTFKVVIFRVNDENCCAPYC, encoded by the exons ATGGCGAATGCTCCACATTTTTTCAAGATCATTCTCAACAATTGTCTACGAGATGGGAAGCTT GGAATTCCTAAAAAGTTTACAAGGAAATATGGACAGGAGCTGTCAAATTCTGCATTTCTAAAACTTCCGAGTGGTGCAGAATGGAATATAGAATTGACAGAAAGTGATGGTGAGGTTTGCTTACAGAAGGGCTGGCCAGAATTTGCAAAGTACTACTCAGTAAAGCAGGGGCACTTCTTAGTTTTCCGATACGAAGGAAATTCCCACTTCTATGTACTCATATTTGATGAGAGTGCAACAGAAATAGACTATCATTTCAATACTTCTCATCATGGAAAAGGCAAGCTTCATAATGAATTTATAGCTCCTAATATGGAAGAGATTGAGAGTTATAGTGCTATTGAATTCTTAGGCAGCTTTCCACCAAGCCCAAAAACAAGGGATAAATCACCATTACCATATTTTCGACCCCACAAGATCGTGAAAACTAATTCAAGTG CAAAAGGCGTTAAAGGAATTTCTACGACTAAACACCGTTTGAAATCTAAGGCTGTTAGAATGATCCAGCCATTGAACAACAATGAAATAGCTAGAGCACTTCAGAGAGCAAGTGCTTTCAAACCTAAAAATCCGTATTTCAAGGTTGTCATTCAACAGTCGTACTTGGATCGGAATTTG AATATACCAAAGGACTTTGTGaagaaatattcaaatatattgCATGGCAATGTCAACCTTTGGGTCAATGGGAGTAACTGGCCTGTTGAGTTTTGCAAAAGGACTGATGAGAATCTAAAATGTAGGTTCAACTGTCGTTGGAAAGTATTTGCAAAGGACAATAATCTAGAAGTAGGTGATATTTGTACCTTTGAATTGATTGAGGCCACTAAGACTTTCAAAGTGGTCATTTTTCGTGTGAATGATGAAAATTGTTGTGCCCCCTATTGCTAA